aatctcgcgtcttgtgacggccggccgcccaacaacctgcccgctcgaccctatcccctcctctcttctccagaccatttccggagaccttctcccttacctcacctcactcatcaacttatccctgaccgctggctacgtcccttccgtcttcaagagagcgagagttgcaccccttctgaaaaaacctacactcgatccctccgatgttaacaactacagaccagtatcccttctttcttttctctccaaaactcttgaaccaaatcagtcaggtttcaagactagtcattcaactgagactgctcttctctgtatcacggaggcgctccgcaccgctaaagctaactctctctcctctgctctcatccttctagacctatcggctgccttcgatactgtgaaccatcagatcctcctctccaccctctccgagttgggcatctccggcgcggcccacgcttggattgcgtcctacctgacaggtcgctcctaccaggtggcgtggcgagaatctgtctcctcaccacgcgctctcaccactggtgtcccccagggctctgttctaggccctctcctattctcgctatacaccaagtcacttggctctgtcataacctcacatggtctctcctatcattgctatgcagacgacatacaattaatcttctcctttcccccttctgatgaccaggtggcgaatcgcatttctgcatgtctggcagacatatcagtgtggatgacggatcaccacctcaagctgaacttcggcaagacggagctgctcttcctcccggggaaggactgcccgttccatgatctcgccatcacggttgacaactccattgtgtcctcctcccagagcgctaagaaccttggcgtgatcctggacaacaccctgtcgttctcaactaacatcaaggcggtggcccgttcctgtaggttcatgctctacaacatccgcagagtacgaccctgcctcacacaggaagcggcgcaggtcctaatccaggcacttgtcatctcccgtctggattactgcaactcgctgttggctgggctccctgcctgtgccattaaacccctacaactcatccagaacgccgcagcctgtctagtgttcaaccttcccaagttctctcacgtcaccccgctcctccgctctctccactggcttccagttgaagctcgcatccgctacaagaccatggtgcttgcctacggagctgtgaggggaacagcacctcagtacctccaggctctgatcaggccctacacccaaataagggcactgcgttcatccacctctggcctgctcgcctccctaccactgaggaagtacagttcccgctcagcccagtcaaaactgttcgctgctctggctccccaatggtggaacaaactccctcacgacgccaggacagctgaGTCAATCACcatcttccggagacacctgaaaccccacctctttcaggaatacttaggataggataaagtaatccttctcacccacccctcccctcccccccttaaaatatttagatgcactattgtaaagtggctgttccactggatgtcataaggtgaatgcaccaatttgtaagtcgctctggataagagcgtctgctaaatgacttaaatgtaaatgtaatgttgtacccactgtaaatattaaaacctaccctaaccagaaactgtggacagatggcagcattcacgcaaaactgaaagtgcgaaccactgcttttaaccatgGCAAGTGACTGGGAATATAGCAGAATACATACAGTGCAGTTATTCCCTTCGCAAGGCAATCAGACAGGCAAAACATCAGtgtagagacaaagtggagtcgcaattcaacggttcagacaggagacatacagtggggagaacaagtatttgatacactgcagattttgcaggttttactacttactacttactactacttactacttagaggtctgtaatttttatcataggtacacttcaactgtgagagatggaatctaaaacaaaaatccagaaaatcacattgtatgatttttaagtaattaattagcattttattgcatgacataagtatttgatacatcaggaAAGCAGAACTTATTTCTGCAATTACAGAGAtaatacgtttcctgtagttcttgaccaggtttgcacacactgcagcagggattttggcccactcctccatacacaggcaatacggactttcagctccctccaaagattttctattgggttcaggtctggagactggctaggccactccaggacctcgagatgcttcttacggagccactcagttgccctggctgtgtgtttcgggtcatcgtcatgctggaagacccagccacgacccatattcaatgctcttactgagggaaggaggttgttggccaagatctcacgatacatggccccatccatcctcccctcaatacggtgcagtcgtcctgtcccctttgcagaaaagcatccccaaagaatgatgtttccacctccatgcttcacggtttggatggtgttcttggggttgtactcattctccttcttcctccaaacacagtgagtggagtttagaaaaaaagctctatttttgtctcagaCACATTTATtgaagctggggattttaacaaagcaaatttgagtagtcaatgaacagtattctcacgtaggtgttccttttgtccagttgggaaAGGACAGTGATTATGTCATCTGTGGCGGCAGTATGCGAATTCGAGTGGGTCCAGGGTCTTTGggacaatggtgttgatgtgagccatgaccacccTTTCAAAACATTTAATGGCTACAGATGAAtactacggggcggtagtcatttaaacagattaccttggcattcttgggcacagcgACTATGGTGGTTTACtcaaaacatgtaggtattacagactgggacaggtAGAGGTTGAAAatctcagtgaagacacttgccagctggtcagtgcatgctccgagtacgcatcctggtaatccgtctgtggCCTTGTgattgttaacctgtttaaaggtcttacatcggctaTAGTGAGCATGATCatacagtcatctggaacagccgCAGGTGCATTGTAAAGGAACTCACAAATTGGTGAAAGGATCTCAGGGACTTTAGGTCACCCTTGTAATGAAAATTAAACATTTCCAAATGACCAGGTTGGGCATCTCATTTAGAACATGAGATTACATAATATAGTGGTCAGATAGAGGTCACAATTATGACCAACTGGTCATACGGTCAGAAAAATGTAATATTCTGGTCCTTAGAAAGTCCAACATTTTAAAGGGAATTTATCAGTTTGTGACCAGAATAAGATATCACAAAAATAAATCATATTGACATCTTTTCAACCAGATTTTGTCCACTGGGTTCCCGCTTACTTAAAAGGGTAGTCCACACAATGCACAAAATGCAGGCCTGTTTGCAGAAATAGTACATTCCACACTTTGGGTTGGTTTACCTAGCCACTGTCAAAGATCATGCATTTTCTATTAAAAAGACTGGAAGTGAATATGATATTTTACATGTAAATGCCCAAATCAGTGATCTCAAAGAAATGTCAAATCAAGACAATgaagtgatttatttatttaacgaggcaagtcagttaagaacaaattcttatttataatgacagcctaccccagccaacgctgggccaattgtgctccgcactatggaactcccaatcatggccaaatgtgatacagcctggattcaaaccagggactgtagtggcacctcttgcactgagatgcagtgccttagaccactgcaccacttagGAATGGGCCCCCATCCACATTAGTTGGCCTACCATTATTTTTTAGCTTATAAATCTACAATCACAAATGTAATTTCATACAGAAATTGAATTGACCAATAACTACAACCTCCTTcgacaaatgtaaaatatatttactTCAGCAAAGCATTGCAATACTCACTGATCTTTCACATTCACGAATCAACACATCCTCTTTATCAGTCAGAAATCAATGGAAACATTCAGTAGCTTCAACACTATGCTATAGTCAACTTCTCTATCCTAAAGCTCAGCACATACAGTATGGGACAAAGACACATTTGAAGTATAATCAATTTTATTATCAATGTAATCATAGCGAGGATGAGACCCCAGCGTCAATACGGCTGAATATTGAGGTCACCCCCTGAACTTAGAGGTCACCCACCCCACCGCTCCACCGGCTGCCGCGCCGACACTTCCCACAACAGCTGTGGCCGCACCGGTGAGTCCTGCAGCTCCTAGAGGAACAACGAGATAAGTCCAATTTAAGTCCAAACCACTAGTTAAAATCATGACCACAAGACAGTCCTGATAAATTCAGTTTCCAACTATTTACATTGAAAAATAAACTGTATAGTCTTTACCTGCTGACTGTAGAGCAGCAATAAGACTCCCTGCTGCTACCCCACCTCCATTGGCCACGGCTGCAGAAGACATCATGCCTGCTGCGGTTGATCCAGCTGCAACCCCAGCAGCACCGAATCCCATCGCTCCCAAAGCAACAGGGGCAATGAGCACTGCCGCCGTACCTGTCAGGTCCAAACAAACCTTTTAACTTGCAGACCAAAACACAGGAGTTCTGGGTCACACCTCCCATAAGGAGATATGGCACTACTGTCATGTGCAAGAGGGCAAAATTACAGTGCAGAATGCAGACGGGTCTTTCCACACGGTTGTTTAAATTTTAACAAACATTTGTTTTGACAATGGAGTATTTATATAGTCCACACAACCGCTGCGCTTTCATAGTTCACACTACTGTTAGTTAAACCATGGGAAGTTCTAGAACCTACTAGAAGACTCAGACGGTCCTCTGAGGAATAAGACTTGACTCTGCTGCACCAGACAGATCAGGtcttcaccagaccagagaaagGGGCATAAATCTAGCCTGCCAGAgtaagtttctctctctcgctatctagAGAAAAGTTCATATGTTTGTTGATTTGTATATGCTGCTATGTGAATATCCTTTgttctgagagagagatgagatgtatataaactcagcaaaaaaaaagaaacgtcctctcggtcacctgcgtttattttcagcaaacttaacatgtgtaaatatttgtatgaacatgagtcaacaactgagacaaactgagtAAGTTTCACAGAAGTGACTAACAAAcggaatgtgtccctgaacaaaaggtgggtcaaaaccaaaagtaacagtcagtatctggtgtggccaccagctgcattaagtgctgcagggcatctcctcctcatggattgcaccatacttgccagttcttgctgtgagatgttaccccactcttccaccaaagtacctgcaagttcccagacatatCTGAAggagaatggccctagccctcaccctccgatccaacaggtcccagacgtcctcaatgggattgagatttgGGCTCTTCGATGGCCATGGCAGAAatctgacattcctgtcttgcaggagatcagccatactgctcattctgtgcatggtggcattgtcatgctggagggtcatgtcaggatgagcctgcaggaagagtaccacatgagggaggaggatgtcttccctgtaacacacagcgttgagattgcctgcaatgacaacaagctcagtccgatgatgctgtgacacaccgccccagaccatgacggactctccacctccaaatcgatctcaCTCAGTGaaacaggctgactacaccgctcgcGTCACatgcgttgcaaaataaatttagaaatctatattattcaattattgcactgCGCGG
This sequence is a window from Oncorhynchus gorbuscha isolate QuinsamMale2020 ecotype Even-year linkage group LG17, OgorEven_v1.0, whole genome shotgun sequence. Protein-coding genes within it:
- the LOC124001566 gene encoding interferon alpha-inducible protein 27-like protein 2A; the encoded protein is MVSVSVIAMAVGTGTAAVLIAPVALGAMGFGAAGVAAGSTAAGMMSSAAVANGGGVAAGSLIAALQSAGAAGLTGAATAVVGSVGAAAGGAVGWVTSKFRG